From a region of the Nitrospirota bacterium genome:
- a CDS encoding sulfite exporter TauE/SafE family protein — translation MDHIALILITFVAAIVNGGLGYGFSSITVPVALLFYVNRILNPALVLVELVINGYVLLINRHSVPHIWKRVMPMLLGLLIGVGVGAYVLSLVQPSWVKFITYFMLLPLILLQAAGIRRPIQAENAIAVPFGTGIGLLYSVTTISGPPLALLFNNQGYAKQDFRAALAVIRTAESSMTAVAYYFIGLYSMGSLEIIPYIVPSVLIGIPIGTYLIRWMDPETFRRLCMSFDAVVVGFGLSRVLVELKLTIPAVAHGLLAAVVAINAYLLLRFFRQRAPH, via the coding sequence ATGGATCACATTGCTCTTATCTTGATCACATTCGTGGCGGCGATCGTCAACGGGGGGCTCGGCTATGGCTTCTCGTCCATCACCGTCCCCGTGGCCCTGCTGTTTTACGTCAACCGAATTCTGAACCCGGCATTGGTTCTGGTGGAGCTGGTCATCAACGGCTATGTCCTGCTGATCAACCGGCACAGCGTGCCGCACATTTGGAAGCGCGTGATGCCCATGCTCCTCGGCTTGCTCATCGGCGTTGGAGTCGGCGCCTACGTGCTGTCGTTGGTCCAGCCGAGCTGGGTCAAGTTCATCACCTATTTCATGCTCCTGCCCCTGATCCTCCTGCAGGCCGCCGGCATCCGGAGGCCTATCCAGGCCGAGAACGCCATCGCCGTACCGTTTGGAACAGGGATCGGATTGCTCTATTCCGTGACCACCATTTCAGGCCCGCCGCTGGCCTTGCTCTTCAATAATCAGGGCTATGCGAAGCAGGATTTTCGCGCAGCGCTGGCCGTCATCCGCACGGCGGAGTCCAGCATGACAGCCGTCGCGTATTACTTCATCGGGCTGTATAGCATGGGCAGCCTGGAGATCATTCCGTATATCGTGCCGAGCGTGCTGATCGGCATTCCCATCGGGACCTATCTCATTCGCTGGATGGACCCTGAAACCTTCCGGCGCCTGTGCATGAGTTTTGACGCGGTCGTGGTCGGGTTCGGATTGTCTCGGGTGCTTGTGGAACTGAAGCTCACGATTCCAGCAGTCGCCCACGGCCTCCTGGCCGCCGTGGTGGCGATCAATGCGTATTTGTTGCTCCGGTTCTTCCGGCAGAGGGCTCCGCATTAG